Part of the Methanolobus chelungpuianus genome is shown below.
CACGGGATACGGCCTTGAGCGCTTTGTATGGGCTTCCAAGGGTTCGCCCACTATATACGATGCAGTCTTCCCGGGAATCGTGAGCGAGCTAATGCAGCTTGCAGGCCTTGAGCATGAGATCGATGATCCAGAGTATGCCAATATCCTTGCCCAGAATGCACGCCTTGCAGGGCTCATGGACGTGAGCGAGAAGGCAAACCTGCTTCAGCTACGCAAGCAGGTGGCATCCAGCATCGGGACTTCCGTAGAGAAGCTCTCTGCCATCATGGAGCCGGTGGAGAACGTTTACGCTATCACCGACCACACCCGCTGCCTGACATTCATGCTTGCTGACGGCGTGATCCCGTCAAACGTGAAAGCAGGCTACCTTGCCCGTCTTGTGCTGCGCAGGACCCTCAGGATGATGAAGGATATGGACATCGACGCCTCGCTGGCCGATATCGTGAACATGCACATCAGGAACCTGCCTGAATATCCTGAGTTCTCCGAGAAGTTCGATGTCATCGAAGATATCCTTGCCCATGAGGAAAAGAAGTTCGACGAGACACTTGAGCGCGGCAGGCGCATGATCCAGAAATCCGCCAAGCACTACAAGTCAACCGGCGAGAAGATACCTCTGGCAACACTCATCGAGATGTACGACAGCCACGGAATCCCTCCTGAGATATCCAGGGAAGCTGCTTCCGGGATGGGTGTCGAGGTAGAGCTCCCTGATAACTTCTACTCACTTGTGGCAGAGGGCCACAGCAAGGCAGAGGCAAAGGAAGAGAAGGTGTTCCCGTACATGGAGCGCGTGGAGAAGCTGCCAAAGACGAAGCGCCTATTCTACGACGAACCCACCAGGATGAAGTTCGAAGCTGTGGTGCTTGATGTTTTCGACAACCACCTTGTGCTTGACAGCACGCTCTTCTATCCCGAGGGCGGCGGGCAGCCTGCGGACCACGGGACCATAACGGTGTACGACAATGTCCTGAAAGTCATCGATGTGCAGGTGGTCAATGGCGTGATCGTGCACATCATCGACAAGCTAGAGGATGAACTCCACCTGCGCAAAGGCGATCTGGTTGTCGGTAAAGTGGACGAGGAAAGGAGGATGGCCCACGCCTGCCATCACACTGCGACACACATCGTCAACGATGCTGCAAGAAAGGTACTTGGTGATCATGTCTGGCAGGCAGGTGCGCAGAAGAGCACTGACCGTGCCCGCCTGGACATATCCCATTACAAACGCATCATCCCTGAAGAGCTGAATCGCATAGAGCTCATAGCAAACCGTACTGTAATGGAGAACCAGCGTGTTACGGCCGAGTGGCTTGACAGGATAGAAGCGGAGAAGAAGTACGGCTTTAAGCTGTACCAGGGAGGAGTTCCCCCGGGAAACAGGATACGTGTGCTCAAGGTAGCTGATGACGTGGAGGCCTGCGGAGGTACCCACTGCACCAGCACAGGTCTTGTGGGGCCCATAAAGATCCTCAAGACTGAGCGCATCCAGGATGGTGTTGAGCGTATAGAATATGCTGCCGGTCTTGCTGCAGTGAGGGCCACTCAGAGAATGGAGGAATGCCTGAACCAGTCCGCGGAGGCCCTGAGAGTTCTGCCGGAGCACCTGCCAGCAACTATCGACCGCTTCTTCAGCGAATGGAAGGAGTTCAAGAAGGACAATGAGCGCCTGAAAGAAGAGCTGGCACGTATGCGTGTGAGCCGGATGGCGGACAGCGCCTGCGTTATCGGTGGCATGCGGGTCGTAGCAGAACTGGTGCCAAATGCGGACGCTGACGAGCTTGTCAAGATAGCAGGCGAACTTACCGGGAACAAGGATGTCATTGCCATTCTTGCAAGCGACTGTAGCGGTGTCAAGATAGTGGCAGCCGCAGGCGAGGATGCGCTTAAGGCCGGCGCAGATGCCGGGAAGATCGTTTCCACGATGTCCAGGGCAGTTGGCGGTGGCGGCGGCGGCCGTCCGAACATGGCTCGCGGCGGCGGTCCTGAGTCCCTCCGGATCAATGACTCCATGCAAACTGGTATCGACCTGCTCAAACAGCAGTTGAAGGCAAACTGAGGTGCGGCATGATCCCCGGGGAAATCAGGCAGTTCTTCTCTTCCCAGTTCGGGAAGTCCCTTGTGGTCAAGGGCAAGCCCGGAACCGGCAAGACCACTTTCGTATTCGGGATACTGCATGAATTATGCCCCGGCGGGAACTGCATCTATATTTCCCCCCGGATAGATAAGTCCTCATCATACGGGAAGTTCCCCTGGATAGAGGGAGATTTCAACAACAATGAGGATTTCCTGAGGATGCTCGCTTCCCGCATCAAGGCGATATGGGAATCAAGCGACTCAAAACCCATGATAGTTGTGGACTCCATTGATTCTCTCAGTATTGCCACCACAAGGTCTGTACACTGGGAGGAGAACAAGTTCGAGCTGGAACGCCTTCTCATGGATTTCTCAAGGAAGGTCAATGCCGACCTTGTGATGATCACAGAAAAGACCGATATCGACTCACTGGACTATCTAGTCGACGGGGTTGTCTCTGTCGAGATATCCGAAATGGCGGGAAGCGATATCCGCAAGATCCATCTGCTCAAGCTCCGCGGTGTTGGCATGTCCCAGTCCAGGTACCTGTTCACGCTGCACAATGGAACGTTTACCAGTTTCGAGCCTTTCAGGGTCTCATTTCCAGAACACACTCTGATCCCCTCTCCTGTGACGGACCCTGCCCACAGTAAGATATCCACCGGCAGCCCTGACTTTGACGAGATACTGGGTGGTGGCTACCAGAAGGGAAGTTTCAACCTATTCGAGATCACAAGCGGTGTAGGAGATTCATTTTACAGTATCCTGCTACCGACCTTCATAAACCACCTGAACATGGGCAGGGCCATGCTTAGCATCCCCACTGAAGGAACCAGTGTTGAGACAGAAAAAAGGATGATATCTCCCTTCACCAATGAGGCCAATTTCCCCCGCCAGTTCAAGGGATTCGAGATACGTGACCAGAAGGGCCGCATGCCTGCTTATGTGGAAGCGTTCTCCGGAAACCTCTACAAGGATATGGAGATATTCTATCAGTCAAAGCACGAGATGATGCGCCAGCTCGGATCTCCTCTTCTTGACTATATAGGACTTGACAGCATGGAGTACAGTTATGGCTGGGAGAACATAGGCGCTGTGATAGGACAGATCGCTTCCGTTACAAAGACCACTGAGAACATAGTTGTCGCCGTTGCAAAACACGGCCAGAAGATCACTGACTCCGTGGCTCACATGGCCACCACCCACTGGAAGTTCGAGAACGTGGACAAGACCCTTGTGATGTACGGGATCGTCCCAAAGACCGGGATGTATGTGGCCCAGATGGATTTCAGCTCGGGCTATCCCCAAGTCAGGCTCGTTCCGATCAAGTGATTCTTTGTCTCCTCTTTTTTCCACTACACCCCAAACATTAATATGAATATAGCACTAATATTTACAAAACAAGTTTAAAAGGTAAATGATAATGGATGATCAGACTAAGGAAATCCTGGCAACTCTAAGGGACGAGTTATCAGATAAGAGTTCACTGTTCTTTGCTCAGGTTGACAGTTCTGTCGAGCGTTTAGTCTATCTTCATATTTACGATGTACTCCGGAACGACCCTGCAAGAAATGTCGTGTGGCTGTGCCTCAATTATCCGCGTGATAAGGTGCTGGGGAAGTTCAAGGATTTCGGTTTCGATATCATTGGACTTCAGGACCGTTTGTTCTTCATTGATGTTGAAGTGCCAGGCAAGCCGCCACAGCAGGGGACCTTTTACTGCAGCTCGGTGGCGGACTACACCAAGATGGCATCCCATATATCAAACCTATTTGAGAGGGATGCCCGCACCCTGTTGGTAATGGACAACATGAATGTGCTGGCTACCGATACCATGCAGGTGGTCGAGACCTTCATGCAGTTCGTGGAGAAGAAAGTGCGTGAGAATGAAGGTGCAATCGCCTCCATGCTTCTGAAGGATATACTCTCCCAGGAGAATGAGATGCTGGTAAAGTCCTTTTTTGATGTGATCCTCGACGTGACCAGCATCGGTGAGGTGCATACCCAGATAGGGCTCAAGGATTTCGACTTCAGGTACATGGTGGAGGATGGCTCCATCAGGCTGGAATATGCCCGCAGGAAAGTCAAAAGGGACCGGCTGAAGATCCTCATAGTGGATGACGAGCCTGACATACCGGAACTGCTCAAGCTATCCCTTATCAGTGAGCCCTACGATTTCCTGGTAGCTTATAACGGTCAGGAGGCGATCGATATCACTCTGAAGGAACATCCCGACCTGATATTGCTTGATATCATGATGCCTGACATGGACGGATATGAGGTTGTCGAGCAGCTCAAGAACAGCAAGACAGCCAATGATATTCCTGTTATCATGATCTCCGCGAAGACCGCGATAGAGGACAAGGTGAAAGGCATGGAGCTTGGCATTGATGATTACATATCCAAGCCCTTTGATAAAAGGGAAGTGAAAGCCCGGATAAAAATGGTGATGAGGCGGCTTGGATGGGCTCTAGAGGAATAATTATATATTTCAGTTCTATATTATTCTCTAGCGTAGAGCATTTCTTTAACAGGAGTATACGATGCATCCAAAAATCATGGTGGTAGACGATGAGCCGGATACCATAGACCTTGTAAAGATAATCCTTGAGTCTGAGAATATAGAGGTCATCGGCGCAAGCAGCGGATTTGAGTGCCTTGAGCTGATGGACGTGGAAAAGCCCGATCTCATTCTACTGGACATCATGATGCCTGATATGAACGGCTGGGAGACCTTCCATAAGATCAAGGAAAAGGATCCGGGCCTGCCTGTTGCAATGCTCACTGTCAAGAGCCAGGAATTCGATAAAATGCTCGGCCTGCATGTGCTCAAGGCGGATGACTACATTACAAAGCCTTTCAGCAGGAAAGAACTGATAAAAAGGACCAAGGAACTGCTTGGAACAAAGATCCCTAACTCCTGATCCCGGGCTCATTAAGCCTCACAATGTCTCGCACAGGATCGCTACTCCTTCCTTCAGGAATACGTGCGCTTTGCGATCCCCGCTAAGGTCATCTTCAAGCTGCCTGCGAATATCCCAGTACTCTTTTGGCTCTACCGCAGCTCTTAATATCACAGTTCCGAACCCGCTTCTCCTGAGGAAAGCATTGATCTGCCCGGTGTCAAAATCCAGAGTTGACAGCACTTTATACCTGTTTTTGAACATGGGATGTTCCACGGCCCGATCGGATGTAAGGAAAAGGCGTTTCCGGTCTATGACGAAAAGGCTGATGTCTGAAGCCTGTTCTGACAGGTCCTTTGCCAGTTGCGGGAGCAGTCCTGCTCTTTCGACAGCTTCCTCGGGTTCGTAGGCAAAGGAAGCAAGCCTTTCGGCAGTTTTGAGCTCACATGTGGCTGGGGATGACTCAATACGTGATCCCGATGGCAGGGATACTGCCGATGTGCCACACTTCATCAGGCTGCCAAAGTACAGGTCGAGCCTGTTGAGCTTCCCCTCAAGGGAAATATATTCCTTTTCACACTCAAAGGGTATCCTTTCAGGGGTGAGCTGCGGAGGCGCCTCAAAAGCAAAGCCTGAAGCTATGGGACTGTATGCTGCTATGACTTCTGGTATGGCAGGCCGCAGGCTGGCGATGTCGCGCATGTCCTCGGTTGGAGGCCTTGCAGGATCGGAAAAGACAATATCAAGTTCCGGTAACTGCCGGATAACTTCAGGTGATAGCGCGTCTCCGCAAATGAATTCCACATTGTCGATACCAAGAAGCCTGCAGTTCTTCTTGGCATAGGCTATCTTCTTCGGGTCTATCTCCACTGCATAGACCTGGTCACATTCTCTTGCAAAATATATGGTCTGCCCGCCAACACCGCAGCTGATATCTGCGATGGTGCTG
Proteins encoded:
- the alaS gene encoding alanine--tRNA ligase; the protein is MLEDEYQLDFFSENGFVRKQCSKCGKFYWTRDPERNTCGDAPCDPYSFIGSPVFNRKFDLAGMREYYLKFFEDRGHTRLERYPVVARWRDDIYLTIASIADFQPFVTSGQVPPPANPLTISQPCIRLSDLDAVGRSGRHLTTFEMMAHHAFNKKGEEIYWKERTMGLCDELFNSLGVDPLAVTYKEEPWAGGGNAGPCVEALIGGLEVATLVFMDLQQSKDGTIPIKGETYRKMDNYIVDTGYGLERFVWASKGSPTIYDAVFPGIVSELMQLAGLEHEIDDPEYANILAQNARLAGLMDVSEKANLLQLRKQVASSIGTSVEKLSAIMEPVENVYAITDHTRCLTFMLADGVIPSNVKAGYLARLVLRRTLRMMKDMDIDASLADIVNMHIRNLPEYPEFSEKFDVIEDILAHEEKKFDETLERGRRMIQKSAKHYKSTGEKIPLATLIEMYDSHGIPPEISREAASGMGVEVELPDNFYSLVAEGHSKAEAKEEKVFPYMERVEKLPKTKRLFYDEPTRMKFEAVVLDVFDNHLVLDSTLFYPEGGGQPADHGTITVYDNVLKVIDVQVVNGVIVHIIDKLEDELHLRKGDLVVGKVDEERRMAHACHHTATHIVNDAARKVLGDHVWQAGAQKSTDRARLDISHYKRIIPEELNRIELIANRTVMENQRVTAEWLDRIEAEKKYGFKLYQGGVPPGNRIRVLKVADDVEACGGTHCTSTGLVGPIKILKTERIQDGVERIEYAAGLAAVRATQRMEECLNQSAEALRVLPEHLPATIDRFFSEWKEFKKDNERLKEELARMRVSRMADSACVIGGMRVVAELVPNADADELVKIAGELTGNKDVIAILASDCSGVKIVAAAGEDALKAGADAGKIVSTMSRAVGGGGGGRPNMARGGGPESLRINDSMQTGIDLLKQQLKAN
- the gvpD gene encoding RAD55 family ATPase translates to MIPGEIRQFFSSQFGKSLVVKGKPGTGKTTFVFGILHELCPGGNCIYISPRIDKSSSYGKFPWIEGDFNNNEDFLRMLASRIKAIWESSDSKPMIVVDSIDSLSIATTRSVHWEENKFELERLLMDFSRKVNADLVMITEKTDIDSLDYLVDGVVSVEISEMAGSDIRKIHLLKLRGVGMSQSRYLFTLHNGTFTSFEPFRVSFPEHTLIPSPVTDPAHSKISTGSPDFDEILGGGYQKGSFNLFEITSGVGDSFYSILLPTFINHLNMGRAMLSIPTEGTSVETEKRMISPFTNEANFPRQFKGFEIRDQKGRMPAYVEAFSGNLYKDMEIFYQSKHEMMRQLGSPLLDYIGLDSMEYSYGWENIGAVIGQIASVTKTTENIVVAVAKHGQKITDSVAHMATTHWKFENVDKTLVMYGIVPKTGMYVAQMDFSSGYPQVRLVPIK
- a CDS encoding response regulator transcription factor, with protein sequence MDDQTKEILATLRDELSDKSSLFFAQVDSSVERLVYLHIYDVLRNDPARNVVWLCLNYPRDKVLGKFKDFGFDIIGLQDRLFFIDVEVPGKPPQQGTFYCSSVADYTKMASHISNLFERDARTLLVMDNMNVLATDTMQVVETFMQFVEKKVRENEGAIASMLLKDILSQENEMLVKSFFDVILDVTSIGEVHTQIGLKDFDFRYMVEDGSIRLEYARRKVKRDRLKILIVDDEPDIPELLKLSLISEPYDFLVAYNGQEAIDITLKEHPDLILLDIMMPDMDGYEVVEQLKNSKTANDIPVIMISAKTAIEDKVKGMELGIDDYISKPFDKREVKARIKMVMRRLGWALEE
- a CDS encoding response regulator transcription factor, which produces MHPKIMVVDDEPDTIDLVKIILESENIEVIGASSGFECLELMDVEKPDLILLDIMMPDMNGWETFHKIKEKDPGLPVAMLTVKSQEFDKMLGLHVLKADDYITKPFSRKELIKRTKELLGTKIPNS
- a CDS encoding methyltransferase domain-containing protein, producing the protein MPRKKKFEHNIISDSDGVRFATPEDVARYRAGRLKCSTIADISCGVGGQTIYFARECDQVYAVEIDPKKIAYAKKNCRLLGIDNVEFICGDALSPEVIRQLPELDIVFSDPARPPTEDMRDIASLRPAIPEVIAAYSPIASGFAFEAPPQLTPERIPFECEKEYISLEGKLNRLDLYFGSLMKCGTSAVSLPSGSRIESSPATCELKTAERLASFAYEPEEAVERAGLLPQLAKDLSEQASDISLFVIDRKRLFLTSDRAVEHPMFKNRYKVLSTLDFDTGQINAFLRRSGFGTVILRAAVEPKEYWDIRRQLEDDLSGDRKAHVFLKEGVAILCETL